A DNA window from Niabella yanshanensis contains the following coding sequences:
- a CDS encoding MaoC family dehydratase, which yields MSVKIYYEEFVLGDSRSTTGRTITDADIVLHAGQSGDFYPHHMDEEWCKTQPFKRRIAHGTLIFSIGVGLSAGLINEVAMTYGYEKLRFIRPVFINDTIKAKVVIKDKRDHKKPGYGIVSEALEVFNQNDELVMVCEHLLLVEKKEVNG from the coding sequence ATGAGCGTTAAAATATATTATGAGGAATTTGTATTAGGAGATTCCAGATCCACTACAGGCAGAACCATTACCGATGCAGATATAGTGTTGCATGCCGGCCAGTCAGGAGATTTTTACCCCCATCACATGGATGAAGAATGGTGTAAAACACAACCTTTTAAAAGGCGGATTGCCCATGGAACTTTAATTTTCAGTATAGGCGTAGGTTTATCTGCTGGCTTAATTAATGAAGTGGCTATGACTTATGGTTATGAAAAGCTTCGGTTTATTCGTCCCGTTTTTATTAACGATACCATCAAAGCAAAAGTAGTCATAAAAGATAAAAGAGATCACAAGAAGCCTGGCTATGGTATTGTGTCCGAGGCGTTGGAAGTATTCAATCAAAACGATGAGTTAGTGATGGTTTGTGAGCATTTATTATTGGTTGAAAAAAAGGAAGTGAATGGCTGA
- a CDS encoding sterol desaturase family protein yields METYGKILLIAMPAFLALVLFEKWYAWRKGNDNVKTADMISSLLSGITNVTKDVLGLSIAIYGYGWMVENLAIYQVKATWLTYLIAFIALDFSGYIVHRIQHTYNFFWNGHLVHHSSEEFNLACALRQSISGVVKIFAIFLLPAALLGVPEKVIAVVAPLHLFAQFWYHTIHINKMGLLEKIIVTPSHHRVHHAINPEYLDKNYSQIFIFWDKWFGTFQEELPDQPPVYGITRPVQTWNPVKINFQHLWLLLKDAWYTKSWKDKWRIWLMPTGWRPADVADKYPVYKIEDVYQFNKYETHIFPLMKLWLWIQLMVLLLFLSYLFGNIAAIGIPGIFIYGLFIFLYVYAFAELMDNHLNAWVWELFKLLCGSLIIFYTGDWFGLNAVAAYLTYIIVAYLLLSAVVHYYFCLQSKKAGIPINY; encoded by the coding sequence ATGGAAACTTATGGTAAAATATTACTGATTGCAATGCCTGCTTTTCTGGCACTTGTATTATTCGAAAAGTGGTATGCCTGGCGAAAGGGAAACGATAACGTAAAAACGGCAGATATGATCAGCAGTCTGCTAAGCGGTATAACAAATGTCACGAAAGATGTATTGGGCTTAAGCATTGCCATTTATGGTTATGGCTGGATGGTTGAAAACCTGGCAATCTATCAGGTGAAGGCCACCTGGCTTACTTACCTTATCGCATTCATCGCGCTCGATTTTTCGGGATATATCGTACACCGCATACAGCACACTTACAATTTTTTCTGGAATGGCCACCTGGTTCATCATAGTAGTGAAGAATTCAACCTGGCCTGTGCCTTGAGACAAAGTATTTCCGGCGTCGTTAAAATATTTGCTATTTTCCTGCTTCCGGCCGCATTGCTGGGTGTTCCTGAAAAAGTGATCGCAGTAGTTGCCCCCCTGCACCTGTTTGCACAATTCTGGTATCATACTATTCATATCAATAAAATGGGGTTGCTGGAAAAAATTATCGTAACGCCTTCTCACCACCGTGTTCATCATGCCATTAACCCCGAATACCTTGATAAGAATTATTCGCAGATCTTTATCTTCTGGGACAAATGGTTCGGAACCTTCCAGGAAGAACTACCCGATCAACCACCGGTATATGGCATCACCCGGCCGGTACAAACCTGGAACCCGGTCAAAATCAATTTTCAGCATTTGTGGCTGTTGCTAAAAGATGCCTGGTACACGAAAAGCTGGAAGGATAAATGGAGAATATGGCTGATGCCAACAGGCTGGCGACCTGCAGATGTAGCAGATAAATACCCCGTTTATAAAATAGAAGACGTGTATCAATTTAATAAATATGAAACGCATATTTTCCCTTTAATGAAGCTATGGCTATGGATTCAATTAATGGTGCTTTTGCTTTTCCTTTCTTATTTGTTTGGCAACATCGCTGCCATAGGTATACCGGGCATTTTCATTTACGGACTATTCATATTCCTCTATGTGTATGCTTTTGCCGAATTGATGGATAATCATTTGAATGCCTGGGTTTGGGAATTATTCAAACTGCTTTGTGGCTCTTTAATCATTTTTTATACCGGAGATTGGTTTGGGTTAAATGCTGTAGCTGCTTATCTGACTTATATTATAGTTGCCTACCTGCTACTGTCTGCAGTTGTTCACTATTATTTTTGTTTACAATCTAAAAAAGCAGGGATTCCAATAAATTACTAA
- a CDS encoding TonB-dependent receptor — MKPRKTITAILTLVLFAGLINDALAQSFPNPVQGNLSITAGAAYQKTDFRWSIAGTPEGTDPNIYSELIYNPIHSAGFHVAAAYNPYRRFSLTASFSRLQTFKGSATDIDYNGDDRTDYIPPDIGDTLFNSHKGNMQQYDIALSYSIFENNIFEVRAGAGFNYSKELFYLRDDALPNLNTTYEAKWQSARIFLNGTVWLTKQLYITPDVSFQPGTYDGVANWNIKEEFKQPVSFIQQANSSGWNYRAQLGYLFNNHIAINATWSYSDWRTGKGVDRLFLKNGTVPETQMNGAFKKSSGWGLSATYTF; from the coding sequence GTGAAACCAAGAAAAACAATCACCGCTATCCTAACCCTAGTACTATTTGCAGGCTTAATTAATGATGCGCTGGCTCAATCTTTTCCTAATCCTGTTCAGGGGAACTTAAGTATTACGGCCGGAGCTGCGTATCAGAAAACGGATTTCAGATGGTCAATTGCCGGCACGCCGGAAGGTACAGATCCCAATATTTACTCTGAACTTATTTACAACCCAATACATTCGGCCGGCTTTCATGTTGCTGCGGCTTATAATCCTTACCGCAGGTTTTCATTAACCGCCAGCTTCAGTCGCCTGCAAACTTTCAAAGGCAGTGCCACAGATATAGATTATAATGGTGACGATCGAACAGACTATATACCTCCTGACATAGGTGACACTCTTTTCAACAGCCATAAAGGGAATATGCAACAGTATGATATCGCCTTAAGTTATTCAATATTCGAAAATAACATTTTTGAAGTCAGGGCCGGAGCCGGATTCAACTATTCAAAAGAATTGTTTTATTTACGCGACGATGCGCTGCCCAACCTAAATACAACTTACGAGGCTAAATGGCAATCCGCCAGGATCTTTTTAAACGGAACAGTATGGCTGACAAAGCAATTGTATATAACCCCCGATGTATCTTTTCAGCCGGGAACCTATGATGGAGTTGCTAATTGGAATATAAAGGAAGAGTTTAAACAACCTGTAAGCTTCATTCAACAAGCCAATAGCAGTGGCTGGAACTATAGAGCTCAACTGGGCTACCTGTTTAATAATCATATTGCGATTAATGCAACCTGGTCATATTCCGACTGGAGAACAGGTAAGGGAGTTGATCGCCTGTTCCTTAAAAATGGAACAGTACCTGAAACACAAATGAACGGTGCTTTTAAGAAAAGCAGCGGCTGGGGATTGAGCGCCACTTACACCTTTTAA
- a CDS encoding YdcF family protein: MYRSAFLVILVTAFLLGCKTYIYRERPAKLYREVTDSNKTFDVAIVPGVPFYNNQWDSVMKGRVLWADFLYKKGIIRNVIFSGSAVYSPYYEARIMGLYAEELGIPAANIFFETQAEHSTENIYYSYEMARKQGFKTIALVTDPFQSLMMKGFTRRRFATSIWHVPFIVDTLRKLNGVELEINPSSAYEAKFRSIVDRENKLKRFRGTLGAFIPWENRTGRKADPL, translated from the coding sequence ATGTATCGGTCTGCATTTTTGGTCATTCTTGTTACTGCTTTTCTTTTAGGTTGCAAAACCTATATATATCGCGAGCGTCCGGCCAAACTTTACCGGGAAGTAACCGATAGTAATAAGACCTTTGATGTGGCTATTGTTCCGGGTGTGCCGTTTTACAACAACCAATGGGACTCTGTGATGAAAGGCCGGGTTCTCTGGGCCGATTTCCTCTATAAGAAGGGAATTATACGAAACGTTATTTTTTCGGGGAGCGCTGTTTACTCTCCTTATTATGAAGCCCGCATTATGGGCTTATATGCAGAGGAGCTGGGGATACCCGCAGCCAATATCTTTTTTGAAACACAGGCAGAGCACAGTACTGAGAATATTTATTATTCTTATGAAATGGCCCGGAAGCAAGGTTTTAAAACCATTGCCCTGGTCACCGACCCTTTTCAATCTTTGATGATGAAAGGGTTTACACGGCGCCGCTTTGCTACTTCCATCTGGCATGTGCCATTTATTGTTGATACGCTTAGAAAACTTAATGGGGTAGAACTTGAAATTAACCCGTCATCTGCCTATGAAGCTAAATTCAGGTCTATAGTTGATCGGGAAAATAAACTGAAAAGATTCCGGGGCACTTTGGGCGCATTCATTCCCTGGGAAAACAGGACGGGCCGGAAAGCTGATCCTTTGTAA
- a CDS encoding DHA2 family efflux MFS transporter permease subunit, which produces MEDQNSLVEYGFRRFIVTLTAIVCALLEIVDTTIVNVALNDMKGNMGATLSEVGWVITAYAIGNVIIVPMTSWLSQQFGRRNYFAFSIALFTVCSFLCGNATNIWELVAFRFLQGVGGGALLVTSQTIITESYPAEKRGMAQAIYGLGVIVGPTLGPPLGGYIVDNFSWPYIFYINIPLGIIAVLLTLQFIKSPKYAAKTSTKAIDWLGIFLLTVTVGSLQFILERGHEEDWFTSPVISIFTALAVFGLFFFIWRELTYKNPIVELRVLKNGNLRIGTGMSFILGFGLYGSTFVIPLYTQSLLGWTALQSGLLMIPATLATAFMMPVVGRLISKGVSQQYMVAVGLFLFFVYSFWGYKIITPDTAKDNFFWMLIVRGIGLSLLFIPITTMALSTLKGQQIGQGAAFTGMMRQLGGSFGVAAITTFMSNKNMSYRNDLISKLDVNNLDVQQRVMALKQGFIAKGMSPDMALNSAYKALDFTVTKQAAVLSYMDVFLYLGVLFLICIPFILMVRNRKDKEAIDMSAAMH; this is translated from the coding sequence ATGGAAGATCAAAATTCACTGGTGGAATACGGTTTCCGCCGGTTTATAGTAACCCTGACAGCCATCGTGTGTGCGTTACTGGAAATTGTGGATACAACAATTGTGAACGTGGCGCTCAATGATATGAAGGGGAATATGGGCGCCACCTTGTCGGAGGTAGGTTGGGTAATAACAGCTTATGCGATAGGTAATGTGATCATTGTTCCGATGACCAGTTGGTTGTCGCAACAGTTTGGACGGCGAAACTATTTCGCTTTTTCCATAGCATTGTTTACCGTCTGTTCATTTCTTTGTGGTAATGCTACCAATATATGGGAGTTGGTGGCGTTTAGATTTCTGCAGGGCGTAGGAGGTGGGGCCTTGCTGGTTACATCCCAAACCATTATCACCGAATCGTACCCCGCCGAAAAAAGAGGTATGGCGCAAGCCATTTACGGGTTAGGTGTAATTGTGGGACCAACATTAGGGCCGCCCCTGGGAGGCTATATCGTAGATAATTTTAGCTGGCCATATATTTTCTATATCAATATTCCTTTGGGGATAATAGCAGTTCTGCTAACGTTACAGTTCATAAAAAGTCCGAAATATGCGGCTAAAACTTCAACAAAGGCAATAGATTGGCTGGGTATATTTTTGTTAACTGTAACGGTAGGATCTTTACAGTTTATACTGGAGCGTGGACATGAGGAAGATTGGTTTACCAGCCCTGTTATCTCAATTTTTACAGCATTGGCAGTATTTGGTCTTTTCTTTTTTATATGGCGGGAACTTACTTACAAGAATCCTATTGTGGAACTAAGAGTATTGAAAAACGGTAATCTCCGTATTGGAACAGGAATGTCATTTATCCTCGGTTTTGGCTTGTATGGGTCTACATTTGTCATACCGTTGTATACCCAGAGTTTATTAGGCTGGACAGCATTGCAATCGGGCTTACTGATGATACCGGCAACGCTGGCTACTGCTTTCATGATGCCTGTAGTAGGGCGTTTGATATCAAAAGGGGTATCGCAGCAGTATATGGTAGCCGTAGGTCTGTTCCTTTTCTTTGTATATAGTTTCTGGGGATATAAGATTATTACACCTGATACCGCAAAGGATAACTTCTTCTGGATGCTGATCGTTCGCGGTATAGGATTGAGTTTACTTTTTATACCTATTACAACGATGGCTCTGTCAACCCTAAAGGGGCAGCAGATTGGGCAGGGTGCGGCCTTTACCGGCATGATGCGGCAGTTGGGAGGGTCTTTTGGAGTAGCAGCTATCACTACGTTTATGAGCAATAAGAATATGTCCTACCGGAACGATCTGATCTCAAAACTCGATGTTAATAACCTGGATGTACAGCAAAGGGTAATGGCATTAAAACAGGGTTTTATAGCTAAGGGAATGTCTCCGGATATGGCTTTGAATTCTGCATATAAAGCGCTGGACTTCACTGTTACCAAACAGGCTGCAGTACTTTCTTATATGGATGTATTTTTATACCTGGGAGTGCTTTTCCTGATCTGTATACCTTTTATATTGATGGTTAGAAACCGGAAGGATAAAGAAGCAATAGACATGAGTGCCGCTATGCACTAA
- a CDS encoding HlyD family secretion protein, with amino-acid sequence MANNTVTEANEQAPANAPAAKKRSPIFFIILAIMVVLGAYFGISGYIHGQSHEETDDAQVEANLSPVISKISGYISEVRVRDNQFVNKGDTLLVLDKRDLTMALQQAEAALGTARSNLSSAEASTSATNKNMGTANAAVATANAQIEAAKVNIWRTTEDLKRYENLIKDHSITQQQYEQALAAKQSADKQLEILIAQRNQAAAQTSVVKSQVFASSEQSVIARSSIRQKEVEIENAKLNLSYTAIVAAESGVVSKVPVQVGQFIQAGAQLFNVVLNNDKWVVANFKETQIAKMVEGQKVSLTVDAFPKHEFDAKLTSFSPATGARFALLPPDNASGNFVKVVQRLPVKIEFTDKKDSLIQKLRPGLNVVVDVHLN; translated from the coding sequence ATGGCAAATAATACAGTTACAGAAGCAAATGAACAGGCACCGGCTAATGCGCCTGCAGCAAAAAAAAGAAGTCCGATATTTTTTATTATTCTCGCAATCATGGTTGTGCTGGGGGCTTATTTTGGTATATCCGGCTATATACATGGTCAAAGCCATGAGGAAACTGATGACGCACAGGTGGAAGCTAATCTGAGCCCCGTTATCTCAAAGATTTCAGGGTATATAAGTGAGGTTCGTGTTCGGGATAACCAATTTGTGAATAAGGGAGACACATTGCTGGTATTGGACAAAAGAGATTTAACAATGGCACTTCAACAGGCGGAGGCTGCTTTAGGAACAGCCAGGAGCAACCTTTCTTCTGCTGAAGCCAGTACTTCGGCTACCAACAAAAATATGGGTACAGCTAATGCGGCGGTTGCTACTGCTAACGCACAAATTGAAGCCGCTAAAGTAAATATCTGGCGTACTACGGAAGATCTGAAAAGGTACGAAAACCTGATAAAAGATCATTCCATTACCCAGCAGCAATACGAGCAGGCATTGGCTGCCAAGCAATCGGCAGATAAGCAATTGGAAATATTGATAGCCCAGCGAAACCAGGCTGCTGCTCAAACCAGCGTTGTAAAGAGCCAGGTATTTGCTAGTTCAGAGCAGTCTGTTATAGCGCGTTCCAGCATCAGGCAGAAAGAAGTGGAAATTGAAAATGCGAAATTGAACCTCAGTTACACTGCAATTGTAGCTGCAGAAAGTGGCGTGGTATCCAAGGTGCCGGTGCAGGTAGGTCAGTTTATTCAGGCGGGTGCACAGCTGTTTAATGTAGTTTTAAACAATGATAAATGGGTAGTAGCTAATTTTAAAGAAACCCAGATAGCTAAAATGGTAGAAGGGCAGAAAGTGTCTTTAACAGTAGATGCATTTCCAAAGCATGAGTTTGATGCCAAACTAACTTCATTTTCTCCGGCTACAGGTGCGCGCTTTGCATTATTACCTCCGGATAACGCCAGCGGAAATTTCGTAAAAGTAGTACAACGTTTGCCTGTGAAAATTGAATTCACTGATAAGAAGGATTCTTTAATTCAAAAATTACGTCCGGGTTTGAATGTAGTAGTGGATGTGCATCTGAATTAG
- a CDS encoding TolC family protein, which produces MNRTAKALLFFSMALLSYADMNAQDARSLTLREALELGIANSKNLKIDDAKIVEATAAIDEAKNCQLPDLKLSGSYLRLTNANISLKTGQQSSGGEGEAQGASAAPKVNQAMYGMANFSLPLFAGGRIKYGIESAKYLLEAAKLNAGSDKNVIAYNISQAYVNLFKASQVVGVLKENLTTSQKRDADFLNKENNGIIARNDRLKAQLQTSDIELQLLEAENNYNIANVNMNLLLGLPEQTVLQVDASFVNQQVDIKTFTDYQQEALQHRKDMQALGFQQRAAELATKSAKAENLPTLALTGGYVAANIPSFLTVTNAVNAGVGIQYNLANLWKSNAVLKQSRARETQLTASKELLMDDIKLEINRDYQNAFVAKKKIEVYEKSERQAEENYRITKNKFDNSLVTITELLDANVALLSTKINVLNAKADAALAYRKLLETTGVLYQ; this is translated from the coding sequence ATGAATCGAACAGCTAAAGCGCTATTGTTTTTTTCAATGGCGCTATTGTCTTATGCAGATATGAATGCACAGGACGCAAGGAGTTTAACACTCCGGGAGGCCCTCGAACTGGGTATCGCCAACAGCAAGAATTTAAAGATCGATGACGCTAAGATTGTGGAAGCTACGGCAGCTATTGACGAAGCAAAAAACTGTCAATTACCCGATCTCAAGCTCAGCGGCAGTTATCTGCGATTAACCAATGCTAATATTAGTCTCAAAACAGGCCAGCAATCATCCGGCGGAGAAGGTGAAGCTCAAGGCGCGTCTGCAGCTCCCAAAGTAAACCAGGCGATGTATGGCATGGCCAATTTCTCATTGCCGTTATTTGCGGGCGGCCGTATTAAATACGGTATAGAATCAGCAAAATATTTATTGGAAGCTGCAAAGCTGAATGCAGGTAGCGATAAAAATGTAATAGCTTACAACATCAGCCAGGCCTATGTAAATCTCTTTAAAGCCTCGCAGGTTGTAGGTGTGCTTAAAGAAAACCTCACCACCTCTCAAAAAAGAGATGCAGACTTTTTAAATAAGGAAAATAACGGCATTATTGCCCGTAACGACCGGTTGAAAGCGCAGCTGCAAACTTCAGATATTGAGCTGCAATTACTGGAGGCGGAAAATAATTATAATATTGCTAATGTAAATATGAACCTGTTACTGGGTTTGCCGGAACAGACTGTTCTCCAGGTAGATGCTTCTTTTGTGAATCAACAGGTGGATATAAAAACCTTTACTGATTACCAGCAGGAAGCGCTGCAACACAGGAAGGACATGCAGGCTTTAGGTTTTCAGCAAAGAGCTGCCGAGTTGGCTACTAAATCTGCTAAAGCAGAAAACTTACCTACACTGGCGCTTACAGGCGGCTATGTAGCAGCCAACATTCCCAGTTTTTTAACCGTTACCAATGCGGTGAATGCAGGCGTTGGTATTCAATATAACCTCGCTAACCTGTGGAAGAGCAATGCGGTGTTAAAACAGTCCAGGGCGAGGGAAACACAGCTTACGGCTTCCAAAGAGTTATTAATGGATGATATCAAACTGGAGATCAACAGGGATTACCAAAATGCATTTGTAGCTAAAAAGAAAATAGAGGTTTACGAGAAGTCTGAGCGACAGGCCGAAGAAAATTACAGGATTACCAAAAATAAATTTGATAATAGCCTGGTGACCATTACAGAACTGTTAGACGCCAATGTGGCATTATTATCCACTAAAATCAATGTTTTAAACGCGAAGGCAGATGCAGCACTGGCCTATAGAAAACTATTAGAAACAACCGGGGTACTTTATCAATAA
- a CDS encoding TetR/AcrR family transcriptional regulator yields MTKKEHILEKAEELFSEKGFDATSVRDISKAAGINIAMISYYFGSKEKLMEELFKMRMSAGLVSVKEIAENTDLTTVEKIEKALTGYIERVKTHKSFYRVILAEQATNKNKSVIRFLGKSKESYAQFFETVLAEGYESGSFKHKVDPVLFMTTITGTIMQSLLNKQLYATHHGVKVTEEWIRDVYFDKIKEHLKSITRNILGYESNS; encoded by the coding sequence ATGACAAAGAAAGAACATATACTGGAGAAGGCGGAGGAACTGTTTTCAGAAAAAGGATTTGATGCTACGTCGGTCAGGGATATTTCTAAGGCTGCTGGGATTAATATAGCGATGATCTCTTATTACTTCGGTTCGAAGGAAAAGTTGATGGAAGAGCTGTTTAAAATGCGCATGAGTGCGGGGCTTGTATCGGTTAAAGAGATTGCGGAAAATACAGATCTTACTACAGTTGAGAAGATTGAAAAAGCGCTTACAGGCTATATTGAGCGGGTAAAGACTCATAAATCATTTTATAGAGTAATTCTGGCTGAGCAGGCAACCAATAAAAATAAGAGTGTGATCAGGTTTCTGGGTAAGTCCAAGGAATCTTATGCGCAGTTTTTTGAGACCGTGCTGGCTGAAGGATATGAATCGGGATCATTTAAGCATAAAGTTGATCCCGTTTTATTTATGACCACTATTACCGGAACTATTATGCAATCGCTGTTGAATAAACAGTTGTATGCTACGCACCATGGGGTGAAAGTTACCGAAGAGTGGATCAGGGATGTTTATTTCGATAAAATAAAGGAACATTTAAAATCAATTACAAGAAATATTTTAGGATATGAATCGAACAGCTAA
- a CDS encoding amidohydrolase family protein gives MLKKFIKLALFIAVGSGLQAQDNVYPAGPQKETLVIKNGNIYTATGNVINNGVLVIKNGKIAEVGAMAPEEAGAIVIDAKGKNIYPGLILPNTDLGISEIGSGVRGSNDYFELGEYNPSVRSVVAYNTDSKIINTLRANGILLACVVPQGRLVTGSSSVVQLDAWTWQDAIYKADNGLHINMPALMRSPRRSLRNTEASDPIKAGIQTIEEVESFFQQAQAYLQQSKKEDHNLKFESLRPLFEKKQKLFVHADIARQILVAVDFAKKFNIDVVLVGGSDSYLFADLLKQNNIAVILNSMHSLPTMQDDDIDQPYKTPSILQKAGVLFAINDNSDNARYRNLDFNAGTAAGFGLTKEQALAAITINPARILGIDQQTGSIEKGKDANIIICEGDVLDMRTSIVTDAFIQGRKINLDNKQQQLYERYKHRYGIN, from the coding sequence ATGCTAAAGAAATTTATAAAACTTGCTTTGTTTATTGCCGTTGGTAGTGGTTTACAGGCACAGGACAACGTTTATCCGGCAGGTCCGCAAAAAGAAACCCTGGTCATAAAAAACGGCAATATTTATACAGCTACCGGTAATGTGATCAACAATGGTGTTCTTGTAATAAAGAATGGAAAGATTGCTGAAGTGGGTGCAATGGCGCCGGAGGAGGCGGGCGCAATTGTCATTGATGCAAAAGGGAAAAACATTTATCCCGGCCTGATATTACCAAACACAGATTTGGGGATTAGTGAAATAGGAAGCGGCGTCCGGGGGAGTAATGATTATTTTGAACTGGGAGAGTACAACCCTTCCGTGCGATCTGTTGTTGCTTATAATACAGATTCGAAGATCATTAATACCCTAAGGGCAAACGGCATTTTGCTGGCATGTGTGGTGCCCCAGGGCCGGTTGGTAACAGGCTCATCCTCGGTAGTACAACTTGATGCCTGGACCTGGCAGGATGCGATTTATAAGGCTGATAACGGTTTGCATATCAATATGCCGGCGTTAATGCGTTCGCCGCGCAGATCTTTGAGAAATACGGAAGCTTCAGACCCCATAAAAGCGGGCATACAAACCATTGAAGAAGTCGAATCCTTTTTCCAGCAGGCGCAGGCATATTTGCAGCAATCTAAAAAAGAAGATCATAATTTGAAGTTCGAGTCTTTAAGACCATTATTTGAGAAAAAGCAGAAACTTTTTGTACATGCCGATATTGCCCGCCAGATATTGGTAGCAGTCGATTTTGCAAAGAAGTTTAATATTGATGTGGTGTTGGTGGGCGGCTCTGACAGTTACCTGTTCGCAGACCTTTTAAAGCAAAATAATATTGCTGTTATTTTAAACTCCATGCACAGCCTGCCTACCATGCAGGATGATGATATTGACCAGCCGTACAAAACACCGTCTATTTTGCAAAAAGCAGGGGTGTTGTTCGCCATCAATGATAATTCAGATAATGCGCGCTATCGCAACCTCGATTTCAACGCAGGAACCGCCGCCGGTTTCGGTCTTACCAAAGAACAGGCGCTTGCAGCTATCACGATCAATCCGGCCAGAATACTGGGTATTGATCAGCAAACCGGCTCCATCGAAAAAGGAAAAGACGCCAATATTATTATTTGCGAAGGCGATGTGCTGGACATGCGTACCAGTATTGTAACCGACGCTTTTATACAGGGGCGTAAGATTAACCTCGACAATAAGCAGCAGCAGTTGTATGAAAGATATAAGCACCGGTATGGCATTAATTAG